One window of Halogeometricum rufum genomic DNA carries:
- a CDS encoding dihydroorotase, which produces MSLLVTGATLADGRVRDVRVEGETIAAVEESLEPRADERVMNATGKMLFPGAIDPHVHFREPGFSHKETWETGSQSAAAGGVTVVADQPNTTPPTTTGAAFDEKEALAAASVVDFGISGGVTADWDPDSLFDRPLFALGEVFLADSTGDMGIEVDLFADAVARAAEADVTVTVHAEDATLFDESARERDAGGTGEAADADVWSQYRAAAAEEAAVERAVEVGAESDADVHIAHTSTPEGVDAAKAGGATCEVTPHHLFLSRADASELGTYGRMNPPLRSEDRRAGMWERLVAGDVDVVATDHAPHTRAEKDVGLWDAPSGVPGVETMLPLLLEEARKGTVSYERVRDVTAANAAGIFDLPSKGRVEAGSDADLVLFDPEDSREIRGADLHSKCGWTPFEGMRGVFPETTLVRGHVVYEDGAFGDAVGENVRE; this is translated from the coding sequence ATGTCACTACTCGTCACCGGCGCGACGCTGGCCGACGGCCGCGTCCGCGACGTTCGAGTCGAAGGCGAGACCATCGCCGCCGTCGAGGAGTCGCTTGAACCGCGCGCGGACGAGCGGGTGATGAACGCGACGGGGAAGATGCTGTTCCCGGGCGCGATAGACCCGCACGTCCACTTCCGGGAACCCGGCTTCTCGCACAAGGAGACGTGGGAGACGGGGTCGCAGAGCGCCGCCGCGGGCGGCGTCACCGTCGTCGCCGACCAGCCGAACACCACGCCGCCGACGACGACGGGCGCGGCGTTCGACGAGAAGGAGGCGCTGGCCGCGGCGTCCGTCGTCGACTTCGGCATCAGCGGCGGCGTCACCGCCGACTGGGACCCCGACTCGCTGTTCGACCGGCCGCTGTTCGCACTCGGTGAGGTGTTCCTGGCCGACTCGACGGGCGACATGGGCATCGAAGTGGACCTGTTCGCCGACGCCGTCGCGCGGGCGGCCGAGGCGGACGTGACCGTCACCGTCCACGCCGAGGACGCGACCCTGTTCGACGAGTCCGCGCGGGAACGGGACGCGGGCGGCACCGGCGAGGCGGCGGACGCCGACGTGTGGAGCCAGTACCGCGCCGCGGCGGCCGAGGAAGCCGCCGTCGAACGCGCCGTCGAGGTGGGCGCGGAGTCGGACGCGGACGTCCACATCGCCCACACGAGCACGCCCGAGGGCGTCGACGCCGCGAAGGCCGGCGGCGCCACCTGCGAGGTGACGCCGCACCACCTGTTCCTCTCGCGTGCGGACGCCAGCGAGTTGGGCACGTACGGCCGGATGAACCCCCCGCTCCGCAGCGAAGACCGCCGCGCGGGGATGTGGGAGCGACTCGTCGCCGGCGACGTCGACGTCGTCGCCACCGACCACGCGCCGCACACCCGCGCGGAGAAAGACGTCGGCCTCTGGGACGCCCCCAGCGGGGTGCCCGGCGTCGAGACGATGCTACCGCTCCTGTTGGAGGAGGCGCGGAAGGGGACCGTCTCGTACGAACGAGTCCGCGACGTGACCGCCGCCAACGCCGCCGGCATCTTCGACCTGCCGTCGAAGGGCCGCGTCGAGGCCGGGTCGGACGCGGACCTCGTCCTGTTCGACCCCGAGGACTCGCGGGAGATTCGCGGCGCGGACCTGCACTCGAAGTGCGGGTGGACGCCGTTCGAGGGGATGCGCGGCGTCTTCCCGGAGACGACGCTGGTGCGCGGGCACGTCGTCTACGAGGACGGCGCGTTCGGCGACGCGGTCGGCGAGAACGTCCGGGAGTAG
- a CDS encoding Hvo_1808 family surface protein, with amino-acid sequence MLTRHGVAAGALALLLVLAGCTAPMVNPALDDGGAAGGPSDTSVVASPDANFSDPSEDVLGWEDGYWYNESIDVNQSDGLSDEELRTYVARSMARVEYLRHKEFEERVSVDVLSRAEYRERTRSNARSGSDSGPSAFDQWNNQVWEALFVTGETGDSQEAISETQSSSVAGFYSPRNDAITVITPSPDSPRIDNATLVHELVHALQDQHYDLTSEKYRGETQDGDLAIDGAVEGDAKYVELLYRDRCGVEWECVATPAAAGGGGAGGSGGGPNLGILLTIFQPYSDGPVYVHDRVQEGGWEAVDELLEDPPESTEQTIHLTDEKPVPIEYRSRATNGWSTFPNQGQSGSDTVGEASMYVMFWYQARTAGADTVDPRGIVQTESRYDTYNYDAVPSSGWANDRLFPYKKASGGESEYGYVWVTEWDTEGDAREFRDAYRKILRAHDATRQSENTWVVEDGEFADAFRVRMDGTRVTIVNGPTAEDLDDIRPAAN; translated from the coding sequence ATGTTGACGAGACACGGAGTCGCCGCCGGTGCCCTCGCCCTCCTCTTGGTCCTCGCGGGCTGTACGGCACCGATGGTGAACCCGGCACTCGACGACGGCGGTGCGGCGGGCGGGCCATCGGACACCTCGGTCGTCGCCAGTCCCGACGCCAACTTCTCCGACCCGAGCGAGGACGTTCTCGGCTGGGAAGACGGCTACTGGTACAACGAGTCGATAGACGTGAACCAGTCCGACGGCCTCTCCGACGAGGAACTCCGGACGTACGTCGCCCGGTCGATGGCGCGCGTGGAGTACCTCCGGCACAAGGAGTTCGAAGAGCGCGTCTCGGTGGACGTGCTGTCCCGCGCGGAGTACCGCGAGCGGACTCGCTCGAACGCCCGGAGCGGTTCGGACTCCGGGCCGTCGGCGTTCGACCAGTGGAACAATCAGGTGTGGGAGGCGCTGTTCGTCACCGGCGAGACGGGCGACAGTCAGGAGGCGATAAGCGAGACCCAGAGCAGTTCCGTCGCGGGGTTCTACTCGCCGCGGAACGACGCGATAACGGTCATCACCCCCTCGCCCGACTCGCCGCGAATCGACAACGCGACGCTGGTCCACGAACTCGTCCACGCCCTGCAGGACCAGCACTACGACCTGACGAGCGAGAAGTACCGCGGCGAGACGCAGGACGGTGACCTCGCCATCGACGGCGCCGTCGAGGGCGACGCGAAGTACGTCGAACTGCTGTACCGCGACCGCTGCGGCGTCGAGTGGGAGTGCGTCGCGACGCCGGCGGCCGCCGGTGGGGGCGGGGCTGGCGGGTCGGGCGGCGGTCCGAACCTCGGCATCCTCCTGACCATCTTCCAGCCGTACTCCGACGGTCCGGTGTACGTCCACGACAGAGTTCAGGAGGGCGGCTGGGAGGCCGTCGACGAACTGCTCGAGGACCCGCCGGAGTCCACCGAGCAGACCATCCACCTCACCGACGAAAAACCCGTCCCCATCGAGTACCGGAGTCGGGCGACGAACGGGTGGTCCACGTTCCCGAACCAGGGCCAGAGCGGGTCCGACACCGTCGGCGAGGCGTCGATGTACGTGATGTTCTGGTACCAGGCGCGGACGGCCGGTGCCGACACCGTCGACCCGCGGGGCATCGTCCAGACGGAGAGCCGGTACGACACGTACAACTACGACGCGGTGCCGTCGAGCGGGTGGGCGAACGACCGCCTGTTCCCCTACAAGAAGGCGTCCGGCGGCGAGAGCGAGTACGGCTACGTCTGGGTGACCGAGTGGGACACCGAGGGCGACGCCCGCGAGTTCCGCGACGCCTACCGGAAGATTCTGCGCGCGCACGACGCGACGCGGCAGAGCGAGAACACGTGGGTCGTCGAGGACGGCGAGTTCGCCGACGCGTTCCGGGTCCGGATGGACGGCACGCGCGTCACCATCGTCAACGGGCCGACGGCGGAGGACCTCGACGACATCCGCCCGGCCGCGAACTGA
- a CDS encoding GNAT family N-acetyltransferase — protein MSESRRYPDEVAGPFESPPVAFEDRDERTIEIRPYDGTDEQFEALVSMYESFDPADRAQGIPPGQERRIRDWLDNILDEECLNVVAWNGDEAAGHATLVPDGDAYELAIFVLQAYQEAGIGTHLIEALLGYGDANDVEKVWLTVERWNRPAVGLYKKIGFETSDSESFEMEMTLRLTEGDGD, from the coding sequence ATGAGCGAGTCACGCCGCTACCCCGACGAAGTCGCCGGGCCGTTCGAATCCCCGCCGGTGGCGTTCGAAGACCGCGACGAACGAACCATCGAGATTCGCCCGTACGACGGGACGGACGAGCAGTTCGAGGCGCTCGTCTCGATGTACGAATCGTTCGACCCCGCCGACAGGGCGCAGGGCATCCCGCCGGGACAGGAGCGTCGCATCCGCGACTGGCTCGACAACATCCTCGACGAGGAGTGTCTGAACGTCGTCGCGTGGAACGGCGACGAGGCGGCCGGTCACGCGACGCTCGTTCCCGACGGCGACGCCTACGAACTCGCCATCTTCGTCCTGCAGGCGTACCAGGAGGCGGGCATCGGGACGCACCTCATCGAGGCGCTCCTCGGTTACGGCGACGCCAACGACGTCGAGAAGGTGTGGCTCACGGTCGAGCGGTGGAACCGCCCCGCGGTGGGTCTCTACAAGAAAATCGGCTTCGAGACGAGCGATTCGGAGAGCTTCGAGATGGAGATGACGCTCCGCCTCACCGAGGGCGACGGCGACTGA
- a CDS encoding DUF5806 family protein, whose protein sequence is MTDEDPTTPDRDGRSDAEPGARTTEDAVRTDDGETPDRDGRVAVGDDSRAADGTGDDEAAGDDVTGGDDGETVESGGDDADADTSTDPDAGSETAAAGESAAGDAATDADDPEIPRDVQKYARFKKMDGAQYDRVNEFLRDRTYVTAREWAIARLCADFRTETGVEMTKIGENLPELVPFMTDTYTPQAVNQARSSFEGKVRKAGATFLYGAMSGFFTAEELDELMYEVTEVAKFLLEVEGVDLSVEDELEAEERISSVMREVRDASADLREEELADDAGDD, encoded by the coding sequence ATGACCGACGAGGACCCGACGACGCCGGACCGCGACGGCCGGTCCGACGCCGAACCGGGCGCGCGGACGACCGAGGACGCGGTGCGAACCGACGACGGCGAGACGCCGGACCGCGACGGCCGAGTGGCGGTCGGGGACGACTCGCGGGCGGCCGACGGGACGGGGGACGACGAGGCCGCCGGAGACGACGTGACCGGCGGCGACGACGGCGAGACCGTCGAGAGCGGCGGTGACGACGCCGATGCCGACACGTCCACCGACCCCGACGCCGGGAGCGAAACCGCCGCGGCGGGCGAGTCGGCCGCCGGCGACGCGGCGACGGACGCCGATGACCCCGAGATTCCGCGCGACGTGCAGAAGTACGCGCGCTTCAAGAAGATGGACGGCGCGCAGTACGACCGGGTCAACGAGTTCCTCCGCGACCGAACGTACGTCACGGCCCGCGAGTGGGCCATCGCGCGCCTCTGTGCGGACTTCCGGACCGAGACGGGCGTCGAGATGACGAAGATAGGCGAGAACCTGCCCGAACTCGTCCCGTTCATGACCGACACGTACACCCCGCAGGCCGTCAATCAGGCCCGGTCGTCGTTCGAGGGGAAGGTGCGGAAGGCGGGAGCGACGTTCCTCTACGGCGCGATGTCGGGGTTCTTCACGGCCGAGGAACTCGACGAGTTGATGTACGAGGTGACCGAGGTGGCGAAGTTCCTGCTCGAAGTCGAGGGGGTGGACCTCTCCGTCGAGGACGAACTCGAGGCCGAGGAACGAATCTCCAGCGTGATGCGCGAAGTGCGCGACGCGAGCGCCGACCTCCGCGAGGAGGAACTGGCAGACGACGCCGGCGACGACTGA
- a CDS encoding PaaI family thioesterase has translation MSEDAPEGFPDDAASFVQQYIEQEHGYLSWLGTRVNELEPGRVVMTVPYDEKLTNTTDPPTVHGGIAATLIDTAGGIAQRTMLEDPMAGGVATVNLNVNYLRRAAGDLRASAEVVRAGGTIGVSTVTVVSRPPERVRENDEAFERWQGTTDEEAVATGQGAYRLFRD, from the coding sequence ATGAGCGAGGACGCTCCCGAGGGGTTCCCGGACGACGCCGCGTCGTTCGTCCAGCAGTACATCGAACAGGAGCACGGCTACCTCTCGTGGCTCGGCACGCGGGTGAACGAACTCGAACCCGGACGGGTCGTGATGACCGTCCCGTACGACGAGAAACTCACCAACACCACCGACCCGCCGACGGTCCACGGCGGCATCGCCGCGACGCTCATCGACACGGCGGGCGGCATCGCTCAGCGGACGATGCTCGAGGACCCGATGGCCGGCGGCGTCGCGACGGTGAACCTGAACGTGAACTACCTCCGACGCGCCGCGGGCGACCTGCGCGCCTCGGCGGAAGTCGTCCGCGCCGGCGGCACCATCGGCGTCAGCACCGTCACCGTCGTCAGTCGGCCGCCCGAACGGGTGCGCGAGAACGACGAGGCGTTCGAGCGCTGGCAGGGGACCACCGACGAGGAAGCCGTCGCCACCGGACAGGGCGCGTACCGCCTGTTCCGGGACTGA
- a CDS encoding nicotinate phosphoribosyltransferase, which translates to MDFDIVGADAIHGGSATDAYFERTETTLRHAGKNPRVVAEVTADQFPDGDYELLAGTKDAAALLEGHDVDVDAVPEGRLFDGGPVMRIEGNYLDFARFETSLLGFLSHASGVATAALDVRRAAPDSQVLSFGARHVHPTIAAMVERSALLAGLDGISHVAAGDVIGREASGTMPHALMICFGRGNQEAAWRAFDEAVDESVPRVALCDTYSDETDEVIRAVETLGDDLDSVRLDTTSSRRGDFRHIVREVQWTLAAHDHESVDVFVSGGLGPSDLRHLRDVADGFGVGGYVSNADPVDFALDIVEIDGEPAAKRGKLTGVKEVYRTADGGHHVGLRDAEPPADAERLLEPLIRDGEIVREFDLDAAADRAATDADRCDYGAE; encoded by the coding sequence ATGGACTTCGACATCGTCGGTGCCGACGCCATCCACGGGGGGTCGGCCACCGACGCCTACTTCGAGCGGACGGAGACGACGCTCCGACACGCCGGGAAGAACCCGCGCGTCGTCGCCGAGGTGACGGCCGACCAGTTCCCCGACGGCGACTACGAACTCCTCGCGGGGACGAAGGACGCCGCCGCCCTCCTCGAAGGCCACGACGTCGACGTGGACGCCGTCCCGGAGGGCCGCTTGTTCGACGGCGGTCCGGTCATGCGCATCGAGGGGAACTACCTCGACTTCGCCCGCTTCGAAACCTCGCTTCTGGGCTTCCTCTCGCACGCCTCCGGCGTCGCCACCGCGGCCCTCGACGTCCGGCGCGCCGCCCCCGACTCGCAGGTGCTGTCGTTCGGCGCGCGGCACGTCCACCCCACCATCGCCGCGATGGTCGAACGGAGCGCCCTCCTCGCGGGTCTCGACGGCATCTCGCACGTCGCCGCCGGCGACGTCATCGGCCGCGAGGCGTCGGGGACGATGCCGCACGCCCTCATGATCTGCTTCGGCCGCGGGAACCAGGAGGCGGCGTGGCGGGCGTTCGACGAGGCGGTCGACGAGTCGGTGCCGCGCGTCGCCCTCTGTGACACCTACAGCGACGAGACTGACGAGGTCATCCGCGCCGTCGAGACGCTCGGCGACGACCTGGACAGCGTCCGTCTCGACACCACCTCCTCGCGGCGCGGCGACTTCCGACACATCGTCCGCGAGGTGCAGTGGACGCTCGCCGCCCACGACCACGAGTCGGTGGACGTGTTCGTCTCCGGCGGCCTCGGCCCGTCGGACCTGCGGCACCTGCGCGACGTGGCCGACGGCTTCGGCGTCGGAGGCTACGTCTCGAACGCCGACCCGGTGGACTTCGCGCTGGACATCGTGGAGATAGACGGCGAACCCGCCGCCAAGCGGGGGAAACTCACCGGCGTGAAGGAGGTGTACCGGACGGCCGACGGCGGTCACCACGTCGGACTCCGCGACGCCGAACCGCCCGCCGACGCCGAACGGTTGCTCGAACCGCTGATTCGCGACGGCGAGATAGTGCGGGAGTTCGACCTCGACGCGGCGGCCGACCGGGCGGCGACCGACGCCGACCGGTGCGACTACGGCGCGGAGTGA
- a CDS encoding universal stress protein: MKVLLGVGGSDDSIRAAEQTVARAAVAGDELTVAVVENPSSDRSREEVTETVREMLDAEGVDAEIRHLDGDPGSRLVETAESEGFDQIVLGGGETSPMGKINIGSIAEFVLLNSHVTVSLVR; the protein is encoded by the coding sequence ATGAAGGTGCTCTTGGGAGTCGGCGGGAGCGACGACTCGATACGCGCCGCCGAGCAGACGGTGGCACGGGCGGCCGTCGCGGGTGACGAGTTGACCGTCGCGGTCGTCGAGAACCCCTCGTCGGACCGGTCGCGCGAGGAGGTAACGGAGACGGTTCGGGAGATGCTCGACGCCGAGGGCGTCGACGCCGAGATTCGACACCTCGACGGCGACCCCGGCAGCCGACTGGTCGAGACGGCCGAGTCTGAGGGTTTCGACCAGATAGTGCTCGGCGGCGGGGAGACGAGTCCGATGGGGAAGATAAACATCGGGAGCATCGCCGAGTTCGTCCTGCTGAACTCGCACGTCACGGTGTCCTTGGTCCGATGA
- a CDS encoding formate/nitrite transporter family protein produces MSTAPTPREVYERAAEEGDRRLNQSLLELVATAFIAGFTITFGMAALGIVEANLKAEFGSLAHLGGALALGTGVVFLVIGRAELFSENFLDPAVRAVEASGSYMVGALFRLWSVTFVFNLVGGGLMVAILTVEGALPPGTEHVFRTTSSEIVSRGRWAEFADAISGGVLVTMLSFSLSAVEESVSRILLSYVVGVLLALGPFSHVVVTVLHVLFGVRSGAPIGVAAIVETTVVVTAGNLVGGLGIGTFTHVVQARGSEEAE; encoded by the coding sequence ATGTCTACGGCACCGACCCCACGCGAGGTGTACGAACGCGCGGCCGAGGAGGGCGACCGACGCCTGAACCAGTCGCTGCTGGAACTGGTGGCGACGGCGTTCATCGCGGGGTTCACGATCACCTTCGGGATGGCGGCGCTGGGCATCGTGGAGGCGAACCTGAAAGCCGAATTCGGCTCGCTGGCACATCTCGGCGGCGCTCTCGCCCTCGGGACCGGAGTCGTCTTCCTGGTGATCGGACGGGCCGAGTTGTTCAGCGAGAACTTCTTGGACCCGGCGGTGAGAGCCGTCGAAGCGTCCGGGTCGTACATGGTCGGCGCGCTCTTCCGCCTCTGGAGCGTCACGTTCGTCTTCAACCTCGTCGGCGGCGGCCTGATGGTCGCCATCCTCACCGTCGAGGGGGCGTTGCCGCCGGGAACCGAGCACGTGTTTCGAACGACTTCCTCGGAGATCGTCTCTCGCGGCCGGTGGGCGGAGTTCGCCGACGCCATCTCCGGCGGCGTCCTCGTCACGATGCTGTCGTTCTCGCTGTCGGCGGTCGAAGAGAGCGTGAGTCGAATCCTCCTCTCGTACGTCGTCGGCGTCCTGTTGGCGCTGGGCCCGTTCAGTCACGTCGTCGTCACCGTCCTCCACGTCCTCTTCGGCGTCCGGTCCGGCGCCCCCATCGGCGTCGCGGCGATAGTCGAGACCACCGTCGTCGTCACCGCCGGAAACCTCGTCGGCGGACTCGGTATCGGTACCTTCACCCACGTCGTACAGGCCCGCGGGTCGGAAGAAGCGGAGTGA
- a CDS encoding Hvo_1808 family surface protein, producing MNVSRASFVPVALALLLVLAGCSAPVADPSANEWSWPDDPPEDRLGWEAGYWYNESIAVNQSDGLNASEREAFVARTMARIERIRGLEFERTVPVEVVSRERYQNESSVFRAEPDAWEDQVYEATFLVGEDETAADALNDLYGGAVAGYYTPSDERIVVVSDAETPTLSRATLAHELVHALQDQQFGFAPPPDTHDGRIADDGLYEGDANLVEALYEKRCESDWECVQTPSAGGGSRSSFDFGVYLTVYAPYSEGPQFVDALRERGGWEAVNAAYDDVPVSAEQILHPRAYPDERPADVDVPDRSSAAWSRFDREVATDRLGEAFLYVMLWDTRAIDRERLRQNPGPYSRYNYTAGASAGWAGDELVPYRGDDGEYGYVWTTEWDTEADAEQFHRLYGTFLLQLRMGAERVDSNTYVIRGGPYADAFRVTRDGTRVTIVNAPTPEQLDEVHARR from the coding sequence GTGAACGTCTCCCGCGCATCGTTCGTCCCCGTCGCTCTCGCCCTCCTCCTCGTCCTCGCGGGGTGTAGCGCGCCCGTCGCCGACCCCTCTGCCAACGAGTGGTCGTGGCCGGACGACCCGCCCGAGGATAGACTCGGCTGGGAGGCGGGCTACTGGTACAACGAGTCCATCGCGGTGAACCAGTCCGACGGGCTGAACGCGTCCGAACGCGAGGCGTTCGTCGCGCGGACGATGGCGCGCATCGAACGCATCCGCGGACTGGAGTTCGAGCGGACCGTTCCCGTCGAAGTCGTCTCGCGGGAGCGGTATCAGAACGAGTCGAGCGTCTTCCGCGCCGAACCCGACGCGTGGGAGGACCAGGTGTACGAGGCGACGTTCCTCGTCGGCGAGGACGAGACGGCCGCGGACGCGCTGAACGACCTGTACGGCGGAGCGGTCGCGGGCTACTACACGCCGAGCGACGAGCGCATCGTCGTCGTCAGCGACGCGGAGACGCCGACGCTGAGTCGGGCGACGCTGGCGCACGAACTCGTCCACGCCCTGCAGGACCAGCAGTTCGGCTTCGCCCCGCCCCCGGACACGCACGACGGCCGCATCGCCGACGACGGCCTGTACGAGGGCGACGCCAACCTGGTCGAGGCGCTGTACGAAAAGCGGTGCGAGAGCGACTGGGAGTGCGTGCAGACGCCGTCGGCCGGCGGCGGGAGTCGGTCGTCGTTCGACTTCGGCGTCTACCTCACCGTCTACGCGCCGTACAGCGAGGGGCCGCAGTTCGTCGACGCCCTCCGCGAACGCGGCGGATGGGAGGCGGTGAACGCCGCCTACGACGACGTGCCCGTCTCCGCCGAGCAGATACTGCACCCGCGGGCGTACCCCGACGAGCGACCGGCGGACGTGGACGTGCCGGACCGCTCGTCTGCCGCGTGGTCGCGGTTCGACCGCGAGGTGGCGACCGACCGTCTGGGCGAGGCGTTCCTGTACGTGATGCTGTGGGACACGCGCGCCATCGACCGGGAGCGACTGCGGCAGAATCCGGGCCCCTACTCGCGGTACAACTACACGGCGGGCGCGAGTGCCGGGTGGGCGGGTGACGAACTCGTGCCGTACCGCGGCGACGACGGCGAGTACGGCTACGTCTGGACGACCGAGTGGGACACCGAGGCCGACGCCGAGCAGTTCCACCGCCTGTACGGGACGTTCCTCCTCCAACTCCGCATGGGGGCCGAACGCGTCGACTCGAACACGTACGTGATTCGCGGCGGCCCGTACGCCGACGCGTTCCGCGTCACGCGGGACGGCACGCGCGTCACCATCGTCAACGCGCCGACCCCCGAGCAGTTGGACGAGGTACACGCCCGGCGGTAG
- a CDS encoding cysteine hydrolase family protein yields the protein MTEHAFDPDRTAVVVVDMQNGFCHPEGSLHAPGSEAVVDDVAALVADAREAGASVVYTRDVHPPEQFEDTHYYDEFERWGEHVVEGTWETELVDELDVREDDHVVEKHTYDAFHRTELEGWLDAHGVDDLVFCGTLANVCVLHTAGSAGLRDYRPVLVEDAIGAIEDEHKAYALDHADWLFGEVTTREEIRFE from the coding sequence ATGACCGAACACGCGTTCGACCCCGACCGAACCGCCGTCGTCGTCGTGGACATGCAGAACGGGTTCTGCCACCCGGAGGGAAGCCTCCACGCGCCGGGGAGCGAAGCCGTCGTCGACGACGTGGCCGCACTCGTCGCCGACGCCCGCGAGGCGGGCGCGAGCGTCGTCTACACCCGCGACGTCCACCCGCCCGAACAGTTCGAAGACACCCACTACTACGACGAGTTCGAGCGCTGGGGCGAACACGTCGTCGAGGGGACGTGGGAGACCGAACTGGTCGACGAACTGGACGTGCGCGAGGACGACCACGTCGTCGAGAAGCACACGTACGACGCCTTCCACCGGACGGAGTTGGAGGGCTGGCTCGACGCCCACGGCGTCGACGACCTGGTGTTCTGCGGGACGCTGGCGAACGTCTGCGTCCTCCACACCGCCGGGAGCGCCGGCCTGCGCGACTACCGGCCGGTCCTCGTCGAGGACGCCATCGGCGCAATCGAGGACGAGCACAAGGCGTACGCGCTCGACCACGCGGACTGGCTGTTCGGGGAGGTGACGACGCGCGAGGAGATTCGGTTCGAGTAG
- a CDS encoding universal stress protein, which yields MSDRRPMDVELVLVPVDRSEESANAVEHAAAVAAEYDAAVHAVHVLGEDVVRAIETGVVDDEDVVADSDAIQESAHDIADRYGVALSTSVAYGFSTKMKLRHPGSVVLDTAEELDADFIVVPREPVSGDPGEVLAKAAEYVLLYASQPVLSV from the coding sequence ATGAGCGACCGACGCCCGATGGACGTGGAGCTGGTTCTCGTCCCCGTAGACCGGAGCGAGGAGTCCGCGAACGCCGTCGAACACGCCGCCGCCGTCGCCGCGGAGTACGACGCGGCGGTGCACGCCGTCCACGTCCTCGGCGAGGACGTGGTCCGCGCCATCGAGACCGGCGTGGTCGACGACGAGGACGTGGTGGCCGACAGCGACGCCATCCAGGAGTCCGCCCACGACATCGCCGACCGCTACGGCGTCGCACTGTCGACCTCTGTCGCCTACGGCTTCTCGACGAAGATGAAGCTCAGACACCCCGGGAGCGTCGTCCTCGACACCGCCGAAGAACTCGACGCGGACTTCATCGTCGTCCCGCGCGAACCCGTCTCGGGCGACCCCGGCGAGGTCCTCGCGAAGGCGGCCGAGTACGTCCTCCTCTACGCCAGCCAGCCCGTCCTCTCCGTGTAA
- a CDS encoding lipoyl protein ligase domain-containing protein, translating into MTGERGGRVVRIVRGRAATREADRGATEAMGEETAETGVPAFRAWTPHRQVAFGRRDAHADGYETAREAAESRGFPALERSVGGRAVAYTGRTVAFASAVPVANDRTGMDDRYETATTGVVRALRSLGVPARRGEPPASFCPGDHSVQAHGKICGIAQRIRREVALVSGVVVVADHAEIAAVLEPVYEAIDVPFDPDSVGSVARGGGPADPERVARALEDAFVGDTEPRVVEVAGSTGD; encoded by the coding sequence ATGACCGGCGAGCGTGGCGGAAGGGTGGTCCGAATCGTCCGCGGACGGGCGGCGACGCGGGAGGCCGACCGGGGCGCGACGGAGGCGATGGGCGAGGAAACCGCCGAGACGGGCGTCCCGGCGTTCCGCGCGTGGACGCCGCACCGGCAGGTGGCGTTCGGGCGGCGCGACGCGCACGCCGACGGCTACGAGACGGCGCGCGAGGCGGCCGAGTCGCGGGGGTTTCCGGCGCTCGAACGAAGCGTCGGCGGGCGCGCCGTCGCCTACACGGGACGGACGGTTGCGTTCGCCTCCGCCGTCCCCGTCGCGAACGATCGGACCGGAATGGACGACCGCTACGAGACGGCGACGACGGGCGTCGTCCGCGCCCTGCGGTCGCTCGGCGTCCCGGCGAGGCGGGGCGAACCACCCGCGTCGTTCTGTCCGGGCGACCACTCGGTGCAAGCGCACGGGAAGATTTGCGGCATCGCACAGCGCATCCGACGCGAGGTGGCACTCGTCTCCGGCGTCGTCGTCGTCGCCGACCACGCGGAGATAGCCGCCGTGCTCGAACCGGTGTACGAGGCCATCGACGTGCCGTTCGACCCCGATTCGGTCGGGAGCGTCGCCCGCGGCGGCGGCCCCGCCGACCCCGAACGCGTCGCCCGCGCACTCGAAGACGCGTTCGTCGGCGACACCGAGCCACGGGTGGTCGAGGTGGCCGGGTCGACGGGCGACTGA